From Candidatus Eisenbacteria bacterium:
CAGCGATTGCAGAATAGTGCACGAACACGTCCGGGCCATTTGTGCGCTCAATGAATCCAAATCCTTTGGTCTCATTGAACCACTTAACACGGCCTTTTTCTGGCATCTTCTCTC
This genomic window contains:
- a CDS encoding cold shock domain-containing protein, translating into MPEKGRVKWFNETKGFGFIERTNGPDVFVHYSAIA